The following are from one region of the Juglans regia cultivar Chandler chromosome 10, Walnut 2.0, whole genome shotgun sequence genome:
- the LOC108987576 gene encoding receptor-like protein kinase HSL1 gives MTKVAPIFIHFSFYVTFFLFLTHANSQAQEQGILLNLKQLWGNPESLRHWIPANSSSHCSWPEITCSNDSIIGLSFRDYNISGTVPPFVCNLTNLTTFDVYNNSFHSTEFPRALYNCSKLEILDLSQNFFYGAIPDDIHRMSQLRELSLEGNNFDGNISASIGQLTKLRKLMLVQCPFTGSFPPEIGNLSNLEELGLAYNSKMVPMLPSEFGKLKKLKFLWMTATNLIGEIPNTIGDMEALEHLDLSQNNLTGKIPDSLFMPKNLTIVYLYKNKLSGEIPPVVEALNLDVIDLSENHLTGAIPDDFGKLKNLTGLALFSNQLSGKIPDSIGRLPRLINLKLFNNNFFGSLPPELGRYSMLERLWVSTNRLTGQLPEHLCDNGKLVEVVAYENQLVGELPKLLGNCSSLESVKIYKNKFSGNIPSGLWTSLNLKMLMLSDNFFTGELPERLAWNLSRLEMNNNRFSGKIPQGVSYWRNLSVLQASNNHFNGMIPRDLSPLTILLLDRNRLSGSLPSDINSWKSLNTLNLSQNAISGQIPEELGSLSGLTELDLSENQLSGLIPSKLGLLKPTFLNLSSNHLTGSIPSEFENGAYAYSFLNNPSLCANRRSRSFNLKNCSARRQKSSKNSYQLIAWIIGLVIAVLLGLFISFFVIINYKKRKHGLHLTWKLVSFQKLNFTESEILSGLTENNLIGSGGSGQVYRVVVHPSGDMVAVKKIWNNRKLEEKHEKEFLAEVKILSSIRHANIVKLLCCISNDTSKLLVYEYLHNHSLDRWLHRKSRATTFSSAVSDVVLDWPKRLHIAVGAAQGLSYMHHDCSLPIVHRDVKSSNILLDLNFNAQIADFGLAKMLVKEGEPATMSAVAGSFGYIAPEYAHTRRINEKIDVYSFGVILLELTTGRKANDGDEHTSLAQWALRHIQDGKPIVDALDEEVKEPCHLNEMCNVFRLGLYCTGTQPSTRPSMKMVLKVLLQCSQSIRNEEKNAAIEMFFTS, from the exons ATGACGAAAGTAGCTCCAATATTTATCCATTTCTCTTTTTACGTCacatttttcctctttctcacCCATGCAAACTCCCAAGCTCAAGAACAAGGAATCCTACTAAACCTGAAACAACTCTGGGGAAACCCAGAATCTCTCAGACACTGGATTCCAGCAAACTCCTCCTCCCATTGTTCCTGGCCTGAGATCACTTGCTCCAACGACTCTATCATTGGGTTATCCTTCAGAGATTACAACATCAGTGGAACAGTCCCACCCTTCGTTTGCAACCTCACGAACCTCACAACATTTGATGTTTATAACAACAGTTTCCACTCAACGGAGTTCCCGAGAGCTCTCTACAACTGTTCGAAGTTGGAAATTCTTGACCTCTCACAGAATTTCTTTTATGGTGCAATCCCCGATGACATTCACCGCATGTCTCAGCTTCGAGAGCTCAGCCTCGAAGGTAACAACTTCGACGGTAACATCTCAGCATCAATCGGGCAGTTGACAAAATTGAGGAAACTCATGCTTGTCCAGTGTCCGTTTACCGGTTCTTTCCCACCAGAAATTGGAAACCTGTCCAATCTCGAGGAACTAGGATTGGCCTATAATTCTAAGATGGTGCCAATGTTGCCTTCGGAGTTCGGAAAGTTAAAGAAGCTGAAGTTTTTATGGATGACTGCGACGAATTTGATCGGGGAAATCCCAAACACGATTGGAGACATGGAAGCTCTGGAGCATTTGGATTTGTCACAAAATAACTTGACCGGGAAGATCCCTGATAGTTTGTTTATGCCAAAGAATCTAACGATTGTTTAcctttacaaaaacaaattgtcTGGAGAGATTCCTCCGGTGGTCGAGGCTTTGAACCTTGATGTCATTGATCTATCGGAAAATCATTTGACAGGGGCAATTCCCGATGATTTTGGAAAGCTCAAAAATTTGACGGGTCTGGCTTTGTTTTCTAATCAACTATCTGGAAAAATCCCAGATAGCATTGGTCGTCTTCCAAGGCTTATAAATCTCAAGTTATTtaacaacaatttttttggGAGTTTGCCTCCAGAACTAGGGAGGTATTCTATGTTGGAAAGGCTTTGGGTTTCAACCAACAGGCTTACAGGCCAGTTGCCAGAACACTTATGTGACAATGGGAAGTTGGTGGAAGTGGTAGCTTATGAAAACCAACTGGTTGGAGAATTGCCCAAGTTGCTTGGAAATTGCAGCAGTTTGGAATCAGTGAAGATATACAAAAATAAGTTTTCTGGAAATATTCCAAGTGGTCTTTGGACATCATTGAATCTAAAAATGTTGATGCtaagtgataatttttttacaggCGAGCTTCCTGAGAGATTGGCATGGAATCTTTCACGATTGGAGATGAATAACAACAGGTTTTCTGGAAAAATTCCACAGGGAGTGTCTTATTGGAGGAATTTGTCAGTTCTCCAGGCTAGTAATAACCACTTCAACGGCATGATTCCTCGAGATCTTTCTCCTTTGACAATTCTTTTGCTTGATCGTAATCGACTTTCAGGCTCCCTTCCATCAGATATTAATTCATGGAAATCGCTGAATACTCTAAACCTCAGCCAAAATGCAATTTCTGGACAAATTCCAGAGGAACTTGGTTCCTTATCAGGCCTTACTGAATTAGACTTGTCAGAAAACCAGTTGTCAGGCCTAATTCCATCAAAACTTGGCCTCTTGAAGCCCACTTTTCTGAATTTATCTTCAAATCATCTAACTGGAAGCATCCCGAGTGAATTCGAGAATGGTGCATATGCCTACAGCTTCTTGAACAATCCTAGTCTTTGTGCTAATAGACGATCTCGATCCTTTAATCTCAAGAACTGCAGTGCGCGTCGCCAAAAGTCGAGCAAAAATTCTTACCAATTAATTGCTTGGATCATAGGTTTGGTGATAGCAGTTCTTCTaggtttatttatttcattctttgtgatcataaattacaaaaaaagaaagcatgGATTGCATTTGACATGGAAGCTTGTCTCATTCCAGAAGCTGAATTTCACAGAATCAGAAATTTTGTCAGGATTGACAGAAAATAACCTGATTGGTTCTGGTGGATCAGGTCAAGTATATCGTGTTGTTGTTCATCCTTCAGGTGATATGGTTGCTGTGAAGAAGATTTGGAATAATAGAAAGCTAGAAGAAAAACATGAAAAGGAATTTCTGGCAGAAGTCAAAATACTTAGTTCAATTCGACATGCCAACATAGTGAAGTTGCTTTGTTGTATCTCCAATGATACTTCAAAACTTCTTGTCTATGAGTATCTGCATAACCATAGCCTGGATCGCTGGCTGCATAGGAAAAGTAGAGCAACAACCTTTTCAAGTGCAGTCAGTGATGTTGTCTTGGATTGGCCTAAGAGGTTGCATATAGCAGTTGGAGCTGCCCAGGGACTCTCCTATATGCACCATGACTGCTCACTACCCATTGTTCATCGAGATGTGAAGTCAAGCAACATCCTTTTAGATCTCAATTTCAATGCACAAATAGCAGATTTTGGTCTAGCAAAGATGTTGGTCAAGGAGGGAGAACCGGCTACAATGTCAGCTGTGGCTGGCTCTTTTGGCTACATAGCACCGG AGTATGCTCACACGAGAAGAATTAATGAGAAGATCGATGTTTATAGCTTCGGGGTTATCCTTCTGGAGCTGACAACCGGAAGGAAAGCCAATGATGGTGATGAACATACATCCCTAGCCCAATGGGCATTGCGACACATTCAAGATGGAAAACCAATAGTTGATGCCTTGGATGAGGAGGTCAAGGAACCTTGTCACTTGAATGAAATGTGTAATGTTTTTAGACTTGGACTCTATTGTACTGGCACACAGCCTTCTACCAGACCATCCATGAAAATGGTTCTTAAGGTTTTGCTCCAATGCAGCCAATCAATAAGAAACGAAGAGAAGAATGCGGCAATTGAGATGTTTTTCACTTCCTAA